One Sediminicola sp. YIK13 DNA segment encodes these proteins:
- a CDS encoding succinate dehydrogenase/fumarate reductase iron-sulfur subunit, giving the protein MKLNLKIWRQKDANTKGQIKDYPIDGVDGDMSFLEMMDILNEDLITKGEEPVEFDHDCREGICGSCSMQINGEPHGPDRLVTTCQLHMRKFNDGDTIVIEPFRAKAFPVIKDLIVDRSAFDRIQQAGGYISVNTSGNTVDANAIPINKENADDSFYAAACIGCGACVAACKNASAMLFTSAKVSQFALLPQGQVEATERVQNMVRQMDLEGFGNCTNTGACEVECPKGISLENIARMNREYLSANIKG; this is encoded by the coding sequence ATGAAGCTGAATCTAAAAATATGGCGTCAGAAAGATGCCAACACAAAAGGCCAAATTAAGGATTATCCTATCGATGGTGTCGATGGGGATATGTCTTTCTTGGAAATGATGGACATCCTGAACGAAGACCTTATTACTAAAGGGGAAGAGCCTGTAGAATTTGACCATGATTGTAGGGAAGGTATTTGTGGGTCTTGTTCCATGCAGATCAATGGAGAGCCACATGGTCCAGATCGTTTGGTGACCACCTGCCAATTGCACATGCGTAAATTCAACGACGGCGATACTATTGTTATTGAACCGTTCAGAGCCAAAGCTTTTCCTGTGATTAAGGATTTGATCGTAGATCGCAGCGCATTTGATAGGATACAACAAGCTGGTGGATACATTTCCGTGAACACCTCAGGGAACACTGTTGATGCCAATGCCATTCCTATCAACAAAGAAAATGCAGACGACTCCTTTTACGCTGCAGCCTGTATTGGTTGTGGGGCCTGCGTAGCTGCTTGTAAAAACGCAAGTGCTATGTTATTTACCTCTGCAAAAGTATCACAGTTTGCATTATTGCCTCAAGGACAAGTTGAAGCTACAGAAAGGGTTCAGAATATGGTCCGCCAAATGGATCTGGAAGGTTTTGGTAACTGCACCAACACCGGTGCCTGTGAGGTAGAATGTCCAAAAGGAATTTCTCTGGAGAACATCGCCAGGATGAACAGGGAATACCTAAGTGCCAATATAAAAGGATAA
- a CDS encoding very short patch repair endonuclease translates to MSKIYDEERIIVPRFNEASGFYTTPERSKMMAKIRGKNTKPELQFRKALWAAGFRYRVDYKKLIGKPDIVLKKYKTVIFIDGEFWHGYNWEERKYKIKTNREFWIPKIERNLQRDREVNIALETMGYTVFRFWEKEIKKELDGCLGRVISHLKSIDRGY, encoded by the coding sequence ATGTCCAAGATATATGATGAAGAACGAATTATAGTTCCTCGTTTCAACGAGGCATCCGGTTTTTACACCACTCCCGAACGCTCTAAAATGATGGCCAAGATTCGGGGCAAAAATACCAAGCCCGAACTACAATTTAGAAAGGCCCTTTGGGCTGCCGGATTCAGATACCGGGTAGATTACAAAAAACTCATAGGCAAGCCGGATATTGTGCTTAAAAAATACAAAACTGTCATCTTTATAGACGGGGAATTCTGGCATGGTTACAATTGGGAAGAGCGAAAGTATAAAATCAAGACCAATAGGGAGTTTTGGATTCCAAAAATAGAACGCAACCTACAGCGGGATAGGGAAGTAAATATCGCTTTGGAAACCATGGGCTATACAGTCTTTAGGTTCTGGGAAAAGGAAATTAAAAAAGAATTGGATGGATGCCTAGGACGAGTCATCTCACATCTGAAATCCATAGATCGCGGATACTAA
- a CDS encoding methionine aminotransferase has product MQSFKPTITSKLPKVGTTIFTTMSHLAAEHNALNLSQGFPNFAPDPLLIKLAADAMQADYNQYAPMQGILPLREVIAEKIESLHGAQYHPETEITVTAGATQAIYTAISAFIRPNDEVIVIKPAYDCYEPAIEVNGGVSVFVQLQGKDYTMDWSDFRKKITPNTKMVIINTPHNPTGKVFSREDMLTLQEILKNTAIILLSDEVYEHIIFDGKRHHSASSFSDLASRSFVCASFGKTFHITGWKMGYCVAPEELMREFQKVHQFNVFCSNHPLQQALTSYLKNPEHYLELNAFYQAKRDLFLSGLEGTKFTFSPAQGTYFQLLDYSQITHEPDDDFAKRLAIDHKIASIPVSGFNLDQTDHRQLRFCFAKKDDTLLKAIDILIKI; this is encoded by the coding sequence ATGCAATCATTCAAGCCAACCATTACAAGCAAACTACCTAAGGTGGGGACAACCATTTTCACCACCATGTCCCATTTGGCAGCAGAGCACAATGCTCTGAACCTTTCACAAGGGTTCCCCAATTTTGCCCCAGATCCCCTACTCATCAAATTGGCTGCCGACGCAATGCAAGCCGATTACAACCAATACGCACCAATGCAAGGGATATTACCCTTGAGGGAAGTAATTGCTGAAAAAATCGAGAGTCTTCATGGCGCCCAATATCATCCAGAAACAGAGATTACCGTAACCGCAGGAGCTACACAAGCCATTTATACAGCTATCTCTGCCTTTATTCGCCCTAATGACGAGGTTATTGTCATCAAACCCGCCTATGACTGTTATGAGCCGGCTATTGAAGTTAATGGAGGTGTTTCTGTTTTCGTGCAGCTACAAGGCAAGGATTATACAATGGACTGGTCAGACTTCCGGAAAAAAATAACTCCCAACACGAAGATGGTCATCATCAATACTCCCCATAACCCCACTGGAAAAGTTTTCTCCAGAGAGGACATGCTGACTTTACAGGAAATTTTGAAAAACACAGCTATCATTCTCTTGAGTGACGAAGTTTACGAACACATAATTTTTGATGGAAAGAGACACCATTCTGCAAGTTCCTTTTCCGATTTGGCCTCTAGAAGCTTTGTTTGTGCTTCCTTTGGAAAAACATTTCATATAACGGGTTGGAAGATGGGTTACTGTGTTGCCCCAGAGGAATTGATGCGCGAATTCCAAAAAGTACACCAATTTAATGTCTTTTGTTCCAACCACCCTTTGCAGCAGGCATTGACCTCCTATTTGAAAAATCCAGAGCACTATTTAGAGTTGAATGCCTTTTACCAGGCAAAAAGAGATCTGTTTCTTTCTGGGTTGGAAGGAACTAAATTTACATTTTCCCCTGCCCAGGGAACCTACTTTCAGTTGCTCGACTATAGTCAGATCACCCATGAGCCAGACGATGATTTTGCAAAGCGACTCGCCATTGACCACAAAATAGCCAGTATTCCTGTATCAGGATTTAATTTGGACCAAACGGACCACCGTCAGCTACGATTCTGTTTCGCCAAAAAAGATGATACCCTACTAAAAGCTATTGATATCCTTATTAAAATTTAA